Proteins encoded within one genomic window of Humulus lupulus chromosome 1, drHumLupu1.1, whole genome shotgun sequence:
- the LOC133821873 gene encoding myosin-12-like, giving the protein MAELDARRTEILANAARRIQRQIRTYLTRKEFISLKRATINMQKYWRAQLARKQYEQMRREAASIRIQKHQRTHMARKFYTKLRASAIVIQTGLRAMAARNDFRHRRRTKAATLVQTRWRRHHALSTYKHQKKATLALQCLWRSKVARKELRKLKMAARETGALKEAKDKLEKRVEELSWRLEFEKHLRIDLEEVEGQEIES; this is encoded by the exons ATGGCTGAACTAGATGCAAGGAGAACTGAAATCTTGGCTAATGCAGCAAGACGAATACAAAGACAAATCCGCACATATCTAACCAGAAAGGAATTTATTTCCCTAAAAAGAGCTACAATAAATATGCAGAAATATTGGAGAG CCCAACTTGCACGAAAGCAGTATGAACAAATGAGAAGGGAAGCTGCTTCAATTCGCATACAGAAACACCAGCGTACCCATATGGCAAGAAAATTCTACACAAAACTACGGGCATCTGCAATTGTTATCCAGACTGGATTACGAGCAATGGCAGCTAGAAACGATTTCAGGCATAGGAGAAGAACCAAGGCTGCAACTTTGGTTCAG ACAAGGTGGAGAAGACACCATGCTCTTTCTACTTATAAACATCAAAAGAAGGCCACTCTTGCACTTCAATGTCTTTGGAGATCAAAGGTTGCGAGGAAGGAACTTAGAAAGCTCAAAATG GCTGCAAGAGAAACAGGTGCACTCAAGGAAGCTAAGGACAAGTTGGAGAAGCGTGTTGAAGAGCTTTCATGGAGGCTAGAATTTGAAAAGCATTTGAGG ATTGATCTTGAAGAAGTTGAGGGGCAAGAAATTGAAAGTTGA